The proteins below are encoded in one region of Knoellia sp. S7-12:
- a CDS encoding ABC transporter ATP-binding protein, whose amino-acid sequence MTAATTTTGARIEVRDLTKTFGSFTAVDQLSFQVEPGRITGFLGPNGAGKTTSLRMLLGLIHPTSGTATIDGQKYHDLDQPQSIVGSALEATNFHPGRTGRDHLRVLAAAGGLPDSRVDELLELTGIPAASRKRAGEYSMGMRQRLGLAAALLGDPRVLILDEPSNGLDPEGIRWLRGFLRHLSSEGKTILVSSHLLQEVEATVDDVVIIANGRMVRSGAMSELRGAPSTIVRTSDPEQLAGALRVADVLSSPGTDGELIVETTDKRLVGDVALRAGLPIWELRDRKADLEALFFELTEGTNRNLGGGIAAPSESDAVAGQEGVNA is encoded by the coding sequence ATGACCGCCGCGACGACGACCACCGGGGCACGCATCGAAGTGCGTGACCTCACCAAGACCTTCGGGTCCTTCACCGCCGTTGACCAGTTGAGCTTTCAGGTCGAACCCGGCCGGATCACCGGCTTCCTCGGCCCCAACGGCGCCGGCAAGACGACCAGCCTGCGGATGCTCCTCGGGCTCATCCACCCGACCTCGGGCACGGCGACGATCGACGGTCAGAAGTACCACGACCTCGATCAGCCGCAGTCCATCGTCGGCTCGGCCCTCGAGGCCACCAACTTCCACCCGGGTCGCACCGGTCGCGACCACCTGCGGGTCCTCGCCGCCGCAGGCGGCCTGCCCGACAGCCGCGTCGACGAGCTCCTCGAGCTGACCGGCATACCTGCTGCTTCGCGCAAGCGCGCTGGTGAGTACTCGATGGGGATGCGCCAGCGCCTCGGTCTCGCCGCTGCCCTGCTGGGAGACCCCCGGGTCCTCATCCTCGACGAGCCCTCCAACGGTCTCGACCCCGAGGGCATCCGCTGGTTGCGGGGTTTCCTGCGCCATCTCAGCAGTGAGGGCAAGACGATCCTCGTCTCGAGCCACCTCCTCCAGGAGGTCGAGGCCACGGTCGACGACGTCGTCATCATCGCCAATGGACGCATGGTCCGCTCCGGCGCCATGTCCGAGCTGCGCGGCGCTCCATCCACGATCGTGCGCACGTCGGATCCCGAGCAGCTCGCCGGCGCGTTGCGGGTGGCCGATGTCCTGTCCTCCCCCGGCACCGACGGCGAGCTCATCGTCGAGACCACCGACAAGCGTCTCGTCGGTGACGTGGCTCTGCGTGCGGGGCTTCCCATCTGGGAGCTGCGTGACCGCAAGGCCGATCTCGAGGCGCTCTTCTTCGAGCTCACCGAGGGCACCAACCGCAACCTCGGGGGTGGCATCGCTGCCCCGAGCGAGTCCGATGCCGTCGCCGGCCAGGAAGGGGTGAACGCATGA
- a CDS encoding S24 family peptidase has protein sequence MRLRSIPRPRVVRVRGRSMEPTLLEGDLLLALWGSRVRPGVVAVVRLPPDATGASRPLSIKRVSGVDPDAPDRWWLDSDNPREGVTSFEVGSLDQSDVVAVVVARVYPRPGRVTTRHTP, from the coding sequence GTGCGCCTCCGGTCGATTCCCCGTCCCCGTGTCGTGCGGGTGCGTGGCCGGTCCATGGAGCCGACCCTGCTTGAGGGTGACCTCCTGCTCGCCCTGTGGGGTTCCCGTGTCCGTCCCGGCGTCGTGGCCGTCGTTCGCCTTCCGCCCGACGCCACAGGTGCCTCGCGGCCGCTCTCGATCAAGCGAGTCAGCGGTGTCGACCCGGACGCCCCCGACAGGTGGTGGCTCGACTCCGACAATCCCCGTGAGGGCGTGACGTCCTTCGAGGTGGGGTCCCTCGACCAATCCGACGTCGTCGCGGTAGTCGTGGCACGGGTTTATCCCCGACCCGGCAGGGTGACCACACGGCATACGCCCTGA
- the mmuM gene encoding homocysteine S-methyltransferase: MTIDALHRASPVVLDGGFATALEARGHDLSGRLWSARLLRVAPLEVVAVHRSFVDAGAEIVISASYQASYAGYVAAGLTEEECDADLDASIRLARQGADSRALVAASVGPYGAHLADGSEYTGYPAVSRATLREFHARRLERLVAAEPDLVAIETIPEVLEAEVVVDLLTDIAPDLPYWVSFSGASGARLTGGAPFAEAVAVAGSAAVAVGVNCTAPQHIDELLETADPSVPYVIYPNAGATYDPGTKTWTEDGSAQFAPATVQRWSDLGARFIGGCCGIDADGIHGIADAVRV, from the coding sequence ATGACCATCGACGCATTGCACCGAGCCAGTCCGGTCGTCCTCGACGGCGGCTTCGCGACCGCACTGGAGGCGCGCGGCCACGACCTGTCGGGGCGCCTCTGGTCTGCCCGGCTCCTGCGGGTGGCCCCCTTGGAGGTGGTCGCCGTGCACCGGTCCTTCGTCGACGCTGGGGCCGAGATCGTCATCAGCGCGTCGTACCAGGCGAGCTACGCGGGGTATGTCGCCGCCGGGTTGACCGAGGAGGAGTGCGACGCCGACCTCGACGCCTCGATTCGCCTGGCGCGTCAAGGTGCCGACAGCCGGGCCCTCGTCGCTGCATCCGTCGGTCCCTATGGGGCCCATCTGGCCGACGGCTCCGAGTACACCGGCTACCCGGCCGTGAGCCGGGCCACGTTGCGAGAGTTCCACGCACGCCGACTGGAGCGGCTCGTCGCGGCCGAGCCAGATCTCGTGGCGATCGAGACCATCCCCGAGGTCCTCGAAGCCGAGGTGGTGGTCGACCTGCTCACCGACATCGCTCCAGACCTGCCCTACTGGGTGTCCTTCTCCGGAGCCAGCGGTGCGCGGCTCACCGGAGGCGCACCGTTCGCCGAGGCCGTTGCCGTCGCGGGCAGCGCGGCCGTCGCCGTCGGAGTGAACTGCACTGCGCCACAGCACATTGACGAGCTCCTCGAGACAGCGGACCCCAGCGTGCCGTACGTCATCTACCCCAACGCGGGTGCGACGTACGACCCCGGCACGAAGACCTGGACGGAGGACGGATCCGCGCAGTTCGCACCAGCAACGGTGCAGCGTTGGAGCGACCTCGGAGCACGCTTCATCGGTGGCTGCTGCGGCATCGATGCGGACGGCATCCACGGGATCGCGGACGCCGTCCGCGTGTGA
- a CDS encoding NADP-dependent malic enzyme has product MSASPLHSSFDFEGPVFRAHEGGKLGVHATQPLRDRDDLSLLYTPGVADVCRAIAEDPSLSARYTARRNTVAVITDGTAVLGLGDIGPLAAMPVMEGKAILFKHFGEIDAVPVCMETGTVEELVDAIARIAPSYGGINLEDISAPRCFEIEAQLKERLDIPVFHDDQHGTAIVVLAGLINAAKVVGRSLPELRVVVAGAGAAGVAVTGLLQRAGVRDVVVCDSRGIISPTRTDLTGHKHRIAASTNPRGLSGQIATALVDADVYVGVSGGTVPEAEIAKMAPSSIIFALANPDPEVHPDVAHRHAAVVATGRSDFPNQINNVLAFPGIFRGALDSGASQITEAMKLAAAEAIAAMVPEPTADEIVPSVFAPGVADTVAAAVAQLA; this is encoded by the coding sequence ATGTCTGCGTCCCCGTTGCACTCGAGCTTCGACTTCGAAGGTCCCGTCTTCCGGGCCCACGAAGGCGGGAAGCTCGGCGTACACGCGACGCAGCCGCTGCGGGATCGTGACGACCTGTCCTTGCTCTACACACCCGGTGTGGCCGACGTCTGCCGCGCGATCGCCGAGGACCCCAGCCTCTCGGCCCGCTACACAGCGCGTCGCAACACCGTCGCGGTGATCACGGATGGCACGGCAGTCCTTGGGCTCGGCGACATCGGTCCTCTGGCCGCCATGCCGGTGATGGAGGGCAAGGCGATCCTCTTCAAGCACTTCGGCGAGATCGACGCTGTGCCCGTGTGCATGGAGACCGGAACCGTCGAGGAGCTCGTTGACGCGATCGCCCGCATCGCACCGTCCTACGGCGGCATCAACCTCGAGGACATCTCGGCTCCGCGCTGCTTCGAGATCGAGGCGCAGCTCAAGGAGCGCCTCGACATCCCCGTCTTCCACGACGACCAGCACGGCACGGCGATCGTCGTGCTCGCCGGGCTCATCAACGCAGCCAAAGTCGTCGGTCGCTCCCTGCCCGAGCTCCGGGTCGTCGTCGCGGGTGCCGGAGCGGCCGGCGTTGCCGTGACCGGGCTCCTCCAACGGGCTGGAGTGCGTGACGTCGTCGTGTGCGACTCGAGAGGCATCATCTCGCCGACCCGCACCGACCTCACTGGGCACAAGCACCGCATCGCGGCCTCCACGAACCCTCGCGGCTTGTCGGGCCAGATCGCGACCGCACTCGTCGACGCCGATGTCTATGTCGGTGTCTCCGGTGGCACGGTGCCCGAGGCCGAGATCGCGAAGATGGCGCCGAGCTCGATCATCTTCGCGCTCGCGAACCCGGACCCCGAGGTGCACCCCGATGTCGCACACCGGCATGCCGCCGTGGTTGCCACGGGCCGGTCGGACTTCCCGAACCAGATCAACAACGTCCTGGCGTTCCCGGGCATCTTCCGGGGAGCACTCGACTCGGGCGCGAGCCAGATCACCGAAGCAATGAAGCTTGCTGCGGCCGAGGCCATTGCAGCGATGGTGCCCGAACCCACGGCCGACGAGATCGTGCCGAGCGTCTTCGCGCCAGGTGTCGCTGACACCGTCGCGGCCGCAGTGGCTCAGCTCGCCTGA
- the sodN gene encoding superoxide dismutase, Ni produces the protein MRLPSLFSITDVSAHCDLPCGVYDPAQARIEAESIKGIIAKVADNDDPDFRTRAVLIKEQRSQLVKEHLWVLWTDYFKPPHFEKYPDLHTLINEATKLAGASGTKGEFDAAKADELLAKIDEIDRIFKETKKA, from the coding sequence ATGCGCCTCCCCAGTCTGTTCAGCATCACCGATGTCAGCGCCCACTGCGACCTGCCCTGTGGCGTCTATGACCCCGCTCAGGCCCGCATCGAGGCGGAGTCGATCAAGGGGATCATTGCCAAGGTCGCCGACAACGACGATCCCGACTTCCGTACCCGCGCCGTGCTCATCAAGGAGCAGCGCTCGCAGCTCGTCAAGGAGCACCTCTGGGTGCTGTGGACCGACTACTTCAAGCCGCCGCACTTCGAGAAGTACCCCGACCTGCACACCCTCATCAACGAGGCCACCAAGTTGGCCGGCGCCTCGGGCACCAAGGGTGAGTTCGACGCCGCCAAGGCCGACGAGCTGCTCGCAAAGATCGACGAGATCGACAGGATCTTCAAGGAGACCAAGAAGGCCTGA
- a CDS encoding ABC transporter permease subunit: MMGAVIKSEFLKFFTTRLWWGLAIAMFVAAALFAVLFGFLLTIPPTPESIASGQPTGSPLQIANSVYTSGLTIGYTLTLVIGIMQIGSEYRHKTVTSTFLSTPRRIRVMLAKVVALLGIGAVYGLISLLGSVVAGAIVLQSRGFDPFPSAEILRALALSLLVLGLWALIGLGVGILIPNQVAALLIAVGTAQIIEPLAGFALTFWDFGQEHVAKFMPSQATSAMVSGVTQGGDNAVQPLTWWAAALVLAAYAAVLSAIGTWRTVRQDIS; encoded by the coding sequence ATGATGGGCGCCGTCATCAAGTCCGAGTTCCTCAAGTTCTTCACCACCCGCCTGTGGTGGGGCCTGGCGATCGCCATGTTCGTCGCGGCCGCCCTGTTCGCTGTGCTCTTTGGCTTCCTGCTCACCATTCCACCGACTCCGGAGTCGATCGCATCGGGCCAGCCCACGGGCAGCCCGCTTCAGATCGCCAACAGCGTCTACACCTCCGGTCTGACCATCGGCTACACACTCACCCTGGTCATCGGCATCATGCAGATCGGCTCGGAGTACCGCCACAAGACCGTGACAAGCACCTTCCTCAGCACGCCCCGACGCATCCGGGTCATGCTGGCGAAGGTCGTGGCGCTGCTCGGGATCGGCGCCGTCTACGGCCTGATCTCGCTCCTCGGTTCGGTCGTCGCAGGGGCCATCGTCCTGCAGTCACGCGGGTTTGATCCCTTCCCCAGCGCGGAGATCCTGCGAGCACTGGCCCTGAGTCTGCTCGTGCTCGGCCTCTGGGCTCTCATCGGCTTGGGGGTCGGCATCCTGATCCCCAACCAGGTCGCTGCCCTGCTGATCGCGGTCGGGACAGCGCAGATCATCGAGCCACTCGCTGGCTTCGCGCTGACGTTCTGGGACTTCGGTCAGGAGCACGTGGCCAAGTTCATGCCGAGCCAGGCAACGAGCGCGATGGTCAGCGGAGTCACGCAGGGCGGGGACAACGCGGTGCAGCCCCTCACCTGGTGGGCGGCCGCTCTGGTACTCGCTGCCTACGCCGCCGTCCTCAGCGCCATCGGCACCTGGCGCACCGTCCGTCAGGACATCTCCTAG
- a CDS encoding DUF6104 family protein — MYFTDRGIEELETRRGDEEVTLAWLAEQLRTFVDLNPDFETPVERLATWLARLDDEDD, encoded by the coding sequence GTGTACTTCACCGACAGAGGGATCGAGGAACTCGAGACGCGCAGAGGCGACGAAGAGGTCACCTTGGCCTGGCTCGCCGAACAGTTGCGCACCTTCGTGGACCTGAACCCCGATTTCGAGACACCCGTCGAGCGGCTCGCCACCTGGCTGGCTCGGCTCGATGATGAGGACGACTGA
- a CDS encoding GDSL-type esterase/lipase family protein: MTDQIPRPDSSPEDSPSDIEFRPSAEFSVPGEGPRDVAIVFMGDSMVAGVGDPKGQGWVTRVVGRTSHPEVEFTAYNLGIRGQTSGDVLAQWHRECPPRWKSRSERRLVISFGANDIAAGVTLARHRLNLANVLDEAASNGVSAFVVSSPPTSDDAFNEKLAVLVEAQADVCARRSVPFVDCFRPLLGHDQWRSELAASRDGHHPGQAGYGLIAWLVLHNGWNEWLQI, from the coding sequence ATGACCGACCAGATCCCCCGACCGGACTCCTCCCCAGAGGACTCCCCCAGCGACATCGAGTTCCGACCGAGCGCGGAGTTCAGCGTGCCCGGAGAAGGCCCCCGTGACGTCGCCATCGTCTTCATGGGCGACTCCATGGTGGCCGGTGTCGGCGACCCCAAGGGACAGGGATGGGTGACTCGCGTCGTCGGGCGCACCTCGCACCCAGAGGTGGAGTTCACGGCATACAACCTCGGCATCCGCGGCCAGACGAGCGGTGACGTCCTCGCACAGTGGCACCGTGAGTGCCCGCCGCGCTGGAAGTCACGTAGCGAGCGACGGCTCGTGATCTCGTTCGGCGCCAACGACATCGCCGCCGGAGTGACCCTGGCGCGCCACCGTCTCAATCTCGCCAACGTCCTCGACGAGGCTGCCAGCAACGGCGTCTCGGCATTCGTCGTGAGCAGCCCCCCAACCAGTGACGACGCGTTCAACGAGAAGCTGGCCGTCCTCGTCGAGGCGCAGGCCGACGTGTGCGCACGGCGCTCAGTCCCGTTCGTCGACTGCTTCCGACCGCTGCTCGGGCACGACCAGTGGCGTTCCGAACTCGCGGCGAGCCGCGACGGCCACCACCCCGGCCAGGCGGGCTACGGCCTCATCGCGTGGCTCGTCCTGCACAACGGCTGGAACGAGTGGCTCCAGATCTGA
- a CDS encoding multifunctional oxoglutarate decarboxylase/oxoglutarate dehydrogenase thiamine pyrophosphate-binding subunit/dihydrolipoyllysine-residue succinyltransferase subunit, with protein sequence MPDQPASNDPLTAFGPNEWLVDELFEQYQKDKNSVDKAWWDFFADYDPTKARPGSGNGVTTRSTDATPAATPPAAAPKTAAPAPTTKAPAPTTKAPAPTTKAPAAPAAPKAATPAPKAEAAAPKAAAPTTSAAKTNAPRSGEANSDTKSEAPKPREAGATKGEGAVNAPETSPIRGASARVVTNMEASLTVPTATSVRAVPAKLLVDNRIVINNHLARSRGGKVSFTHLIGFAVVKALGAMPAMNAGYGTDEKGKPVLVTPAHVNFGLAIDLEKPDGTRQLLVPSIKAAETMDFAHFWTAYEEMVKKARGAKLTVEDFQGTSISLTNPGGIGTVHSVPRLMSGQGAIVGVGAMDYPAEWQGASDETLNRNAVSKILTLTSTYDHRIIQGAQSGEFLRVIHQLLLGENGFYDEIFESLRIPYEPVRWVQDISASHDDDINKVSRVQELIHAYRVRGHLMADTDPLEYKQRRHQDLDVTSHGLTLWDLDRFFATGGFGGQPFLKLRKILGILRDSYCRSIGVEYMHIQDPEQREWIQSKIEVGYAKTTREEQLQILRRLNAAEAFETFLQTKFVGQKRFSLEGGESVIALLDRVLSLAAQDDLDEVCIGMPHRGRLNVLANIAGKSYSQIFREFEGKQDPKSVQGSGDVKYHLGTEGTFTAESGATTKVYLAANPSHLEAVNPVLEGIVRAKQDRLNLAGEDFTVLPVLLHGDAAFAGQGVVAETLNLSQLRGYRTGGTVHVVINNQVGFTTSPSSSRSSTYSTDVARMIQAPIFHVNGDDPEACVRVAELAYEFRKEYAKDVVIDMVCYRRRGHNEGDDPSMTQPLMYSLIEAKRSVRKLYTESLIGRGDITVEDAEAALRDYQQQLERVFVETKEALKQNEADAAKAAKAADDNYTGTDVEGHTGLEPPTAQTADATTRSATETAISPEELKAIGEVFANPPHGFTVHPKLQQMLDKRVGSISQGGIDWATGELLAFGSLLKDGTPVRLAGQDSRRGTFVQRHAVLIDKETALEWTPLLYLGEGQGRFWIYDSLLSEFAALGFEYGYSVERPDALVLWEAQFGDFLNGAQTIIDEFISSSEQKWGQRSSVVLLLPHGYEGQGPDHSSARIERFLQMCAENNMTVAYPTTPASYFHLLRRQAYARPRRPLIVFTPKSMLRLKAASSMPEDFTTGTFRPILPDREGATSGTVDRVLLAAGKAVHELEAERAKRGDTSTAILHMEQYYPLPGKELADELAKYPEAELVVVQDEPKNQGAWPFLALNLPDALAEHGVQRSLRVLSRKASASPATGSNKKHQEEQADLVAQAFNR encoded by the coding sequence GTGCCTGACCAGCCCGCATCGAACGACCCCCTGACAGCCTTCGGACCCAACGAGTGGCTGGTGGACGAGCTCTTCGAGCAGTACCAGAAGGACAAGAACTCGGTCGACAAGGCGTGGTGGGACTTCTTCGCTGACTACGACCCCACGAAGGCCCGCCCAGGATCTGGCAACGGCGTGACCACGAGGAGCACCGACGCGACGCCCGCAGCAACGCCCCCGGCTGCAGCACCCAAGACCGCGGCGCCCGCGCCGACAACCAAGGCGCCCGCGCCGACAACCAAGGCGCCCGCGCCGACAACCAAGGCTCCCGCTGCCCCTGCTGCCCCCAAGGCTGCGACTCCCGCGCCCAAGGCTGAGGCTGCCGCGCCCAAGGCTGCCGCCCCCACAACAAGCGCCGCCAAGACAAATGCGCCCAGGTCGGGCGAAGCCAACAGCGACACCAAGTCCGAGGCCCCCAAGCCTCGTGAGGCCGGCGCGACCAAGGGCGAAGGTGCCGTCAACGCACCCGAGACCTCGCCGATCCGTGGAGCCAGCGCCCGGGTCGTCACCAACATGGAGGCCTCGCTGACGGTCCCGACCGCGACGAGCGTGCGCGCCGTCCCGGCCAAGCTGCTCGTCGACAACCGGATCGTCATCAACAACCACCTCGCCCGCTCGCGCGGCGGCAAGGTCAGCTTCACCCACCTCATCGGCTTCGCCGTGGTCAAGGCGCTCGGCGCCATGCCCGCCATGAACGCGGGCTACGGCACCGACGAGAAGGGCAAGCCGGTCCTGGTGACGCCGGCCCACGTGAACTTCGGTCTGGCGATCGACCTCGAGAAGCCCGATGGCACGCGCCAGCTGCTCGTGCCCTCGATCAAGGCAGCCGAGACGATGGACTTCGCCCACTTCTGGACGGCCTACGAGGAGATGGTCAAGAAGGCCCGCGGCGCCAAGCTCACCGTCGAGGACTTCCAGGGCACGTCGATCTCGCTCACCAACCCGGGTGGCATCGGCACGGTCCACTCCGTCCCCCGCCTCATGTCCGGTCAGGGCGCGATCGTCGGCGTCGGTGCGATGGACTACCCCGCCGAGTGGCAGGGTGCGAGCGACGAGACGCTCAACCGCAACGCCGTCTCCAAGATCCTCACGCTGACGAGCACCTACGACCACCGGATCATCCAGGGCGCCCAGTCCGGTGAGTTCCTGCGTGTCATCCACCAGCTCCTCCTCGGCGAGAACGGCTTCTACGACGAGATCTTCGAGAGCCTGCGCATCCCCTACGAGCCGGTGCGTTGGGTCCAGGACATCTCGGCGTCCCACGACGACGACATCAACAAGGTTTCGCGCGTCCAGGAGCTCATCCATGCGTATCGCGTGCGCGGTCACCTCATGGCTGACACCGACCCGCTCGAATACAAGCAGCGTCGCCACCAGGACCTCGATGTCACGAGCCACGGCCTGACCCTGTGGGACCTCGACCGGTTCTTTGCCACGGGTGGCTTCGGTGGCCAGCCGTTCCTCAAGCTGCGCAAGATCCTCGGCATCCTGCGGGACAGCTACTGCCGCAGCATCGGCGTCGAGTACATGCACATCCAGGACCCCGAGCAGCGCGAGTGGATCCAGTCCAAGATCGAGGTCGGCTACGCGAAGACGACCCGCGAGGAGCAGCTGCAGATCCTGCGTCGGCTCAACGCCGCCGAGGCGTTCGAGACGTTCCTGCAGACCAAGTTCGTCGGCCAGAAGCGCTTCTCGCTCGAGGGCGGCGAGTCTGTCATCGCCCTCCTCGACCGAGTCCTGTCGCTCGCGGCGCAGGACGACCTCGACGAGGTCTGCATCGGCATGCCGCACCGCGGCCGCCTCAACGTGCTCGCCAACATCGCCGGCAAGTCCTACAGCCAGATCTTCCGCGAGTTCGAGGGCAAGCAGGACCCCAAGTCCGTGCAGGGCTCGGGTGACGTCAAGTACCACCTCGGCACCGAGGGCACCTTCACCGCCGAGAGTGGCGCGACGACCAAGGTCTACCTCGCCGCCAACCCGTCTCACCTCGAGGCCGTCAACCCGGTGCTCGAGGGCATCGTGCGCGCCAAGCAGGACCGCCTCAACCTCGCCGGTGAGGACTTCACCGTTCTGCCCGTCCTCCTGCACGGTGACGCGGCCTTCGCGGGTCAGGGAGTCGTCGCCGAGACGCTCAACCTGTCGCAGCTGCGCGGCTACCGCACCGGCGGCACGGTCCACGTCGTCATCAACAACCAGGTCGGTTTCACGACGTCACCGAGCTCCTCGCGGTCCTCCACCTATTCCACCGATGTAGCGCGGATGATCCAGGCGCCGATCTTCCACGTCAACGGTGACGACCCGGAGGCGTGCGTGCGCGTCGCCGAACTCGCCTACGAGTTCCGCAAGGAGTACGCCAAGGACGTCGTCATCGACATGGTCTGCTACCGCCGCCGCGGCCACAACGAGGGCGACGACCCGTCGATGACCCAGCCGCTGATGTATAGCCTCATCGAGGCCAAGCGCAGCGTCCGCAAGCTCTACACCGAGTCCCTCATCGGCCGCGGTGACATCACAGTCGAAGACGCCGAGGCCGCCCTGCGCGACTACCAGCAGCAGCTCGAGCGGGTCTTCGTCGAGACCAAGGAAGCTCTCAAGCAGAACGAAGCCGACGCCGCCAAGGCTGCCAAGGCCGCCGACGACAACTACACGGGCACCGACGTCGAGGGTCACACCGGCCTTGAGCCGCCCACGGCCCAGACGGCCGATGCCACGACCCGGTCCGCGACGGAGACGGCGATCTCGCCCGAGGAGCTCAAGGCGATCGGTGAGGTCTTCGCCAACCCGCCGCACGGCTTCACGGTCCACCCGAAGCTGCAGCAGATGCTCGACAAGCGCGTCGGCAGCATCAGTCAGGGTGGTATCGACTGGGCCACGGGCGAACTCCTCGCCTTCGGCTCACTTCTCAAGGACGGCACCCCTGTGCGCCTCGCGGGCCAGGACAGCCGTCGCGGCACCTTCGTGCAGCGCCACGCCGTCCTCATCGACAAGGAGACGGCGCTCGAGTGGACTCCGCTGCTCTACCTGGGCGAGGGCCAGGGCCGGTTCTGGATCTACGACTCCCTCCTCTCCGAGTTCGCAGCCCTGGGCTTCGAGTACGGCTACTCCGTCGAGCGGCCCGATGCTCTCGTCCTCTGGGAGGCCCAGTTCGGTGACTTCCTCAACGGCGCGCAGACGATCATCGACGAGTTCATCAGCAGCTCGGAGCAGAAGTGGGGCCAGCGTTCCTCCGTCGTGCTCCTGCTCCCCCACGGCTACGAAGGCCAGGGACCGGACCACTCCTCCGCACGGATCGAGCGGTTCCTGCAGATGTGCGCCGAGAACAACATGACGGTCGCCTACCCGACGACACCAGCGTCGTATTTCCACCTGCTGCGTCGTCAGGCCTACGCCCGTCCGCGTCGACCGCTCATCGTCTTCACCCCGAAGTCGATGCTCCGCCTCAAGGCAGCTTCGAGCATGCCCGAGGACTTCACGACCGGCACGTTCCGTCCGATCCTCCCGGACCGCGAGGGCGCGACGAGCGGCACCGTTGACCGGGTGCTCCTCGCGGCCGGCAAGGCCGTGCACGAGCTCGAGGCCGAGCGGGCCAAGCGAGGCGACACGAGCACCGCGATCCTGCACATGGAGCAGTACTACCCGCTGCCCGGCAAGGAGCTCGCCGACGAGTTGGCCAAGTACCCCGAGGCCGAGCTCGTCGTCGTTCAGGACGAGCCCAAGAACCAGGGCGCGTGGCCGTTCCTCGCTCTCAACCTGCCGGACGCTCTGGCCGAGCACGGCGTCCAACGCTCGCTGCGGGTCCTGTCACGCAAGGCGTCGGCCTCCCCTGCCACCGGGTCCAACAAAAAGCACCAGGAAGAGCAGGCCGACCTCGTGGCGCAGGCCTTCAACCGCTGA
- a CDS encoding zinc-binding dehydrogenase: protein MLAAYAVSQSAADPLSGLEVGERPDPEARDGWVVVDLKTSALNHHDVWSLRGVGLAADRLPMVLGCDAAGIDPDGNEVLIHAVIPSDGWHGDETLDPRRTLLSELHDGTLATKVAVPRSNLVPKPAELSWEQAACLPTAWLTAYRMLFTNSQVQPGGTVLVQGAAGGVATALVQLGAAAGIRVWVTSRDEAKGQQAVTLGADRAFASGERLPERVDAVMETVGAATWSHSVNALRPGGTIVISGATSGDAPAKAELTKIFFKQLRVVGSTMGTRDELQKLAKFVVAQDIEPLIDSVIPLADAREGFAKMVDGQVTGKVVFTA, encoded by the coding sequence ATGCTCGCCGCCTACGCCGTCTCCCAGTCCGCCGCAGACCCGCTCTCAGGCCTCGAGGTGGGGGAGCGGCCCGATCCCGAGGCGCGCGACGGCTGGGTCGTCGTCGATCTCAAGACGAGTGCTCTCAATCACCACGACGTCTGGTCGTTGCGTGGCGTCGGACTGGCTGCCGACCGGTTGCCCATGGTCCTGGGGTGTGACGCTGCGGGCATCGACCCGGACGGCAACGAGGTCCTCATCCACGCAGTCATCCCCTCTGACGGCTGGCATGGAGACGAGACCCTCGACCCCCGCCGAACCCTGCTCTCAGAACTGCACGACGGCACTCTGGCAACCAAGGTCGCCGTCCCCCGTTCCAACCTCGTGCCCAAGCCGGCGGAGCTCAGTTGGGAGCAGGCCGCCTGCCTACCGACCGCCTGGCTCACGGCATACCGGATGCTTTTCACGAACTCGCAGGTGCAGCCCGGAGGCACGGTCCTCGTCCAGGGGGCGGCCGGCGGCGTCGCCACGGCGCTCGTCCAGCTCGGCGCCGCAGCCGGCATCCGTGTGTGGGTGACCAGCCGTGATGAGGCCAAGGGCCAGCAGGCGGTCACGCTCGGTGCCGACCGCGCCTTCGCCTCGGGTGAGCGCCTTCCCGAACGCGTCGATGCCGTCATGGAGACAGTCGGCGCCGCGACGTGGTCGCACTCGGTCAACGCTCTTCGCCCGGGTGGGACGATCGTCATCTCGGGCGCGACCTCGGGCGATGCTCCGGCCAAGGCCGAACTCACCAAGATCTTCTTCAAGCAGTTGCGCGTCGTCGGATCGACCATGGGCACACGCGACGAGCTCCAGAAGCTGGCGAAGTTCGTTGTGGCGCAGGACATCGAGCCCCTCATCGACTCCGTCATCCCGCTCGCTGACGCGCGCGAGGGCTTCGCCAAGATGGTCGACGGTCAGGTCACGGGCAAGGTGGTGTTCACCGCGTGA